A single genomic interval of Trichosurus vulpecula isolate mTriVul1 chromosome 6, mTriVul1.pri, whole genome shotgun sequence harbors:
- the LOC118854725 gene encoding ELL-associated factor 1-like: protein MDAGASLENGGRRGRTWRCLEAASPGGKGAGKHTANLLLDREPHVLKLGESFAKRPKSLYHTIRYDVKPEATGTSGDGELQLGKGDEVTITLPRVAGSTPATTVFKGNKRPYETDCVLIINHDTGEYVLEKLCSRIQVKKMRTEGSGGIQARKQQPLPAGAPFRAPAKAPVGPKASPVQDDLSAELQLDDFKKLLRAEMEILEERSSGSGSSSSDSDSSPASEGDKPAARAAPSQPPHQHLSPKNPVAKRPGRPRGNQELMDILRNDLRLSDSGSDSDDERTSFLPPSLS, encoded by the coding sequence ATGGATGCAGGAGCCAGCTTGGAAAACGGCGGGCGCAGGGGTCGGACCTGGCGCTGTCTGGAGGCCGCTTCCCCAGGCGGTAAAGGGGCCGGGAAGCACACCGCGAACCTGCTGCTGGACCGCGAGCCGCACGTCCTGAAGCTGGGCGAGAGCTTCGCCAAGAGGCCCAAGTCCCTCTACCACACCATCCGCTATGATGTGAAACCAGAAGCCACAGGCACTTCAGGTGATGGAGAACTCCAGCTTGGAAAAGGAGATGAAGTCACAATTACGCTACCACGCGTTGCTGGGTCGACGCCTGCGACGACTGTGTTCAAAGGCAACAAAAGACCATATGAGACAGACTGTGTTCTCATCATCAATCACGACACTGGGGAATACGTGCTGGAAAAACTCTGTAGCCGCATCCAGGTCAAGAAGATGAGAACCGAGGGAAGCGGCGGAATCCAGGCTCGGAAGCAACAACCGCTCCCTGCTGGGGCACCATTTCGAGCCCCAGCGAAAGCACCAGTTGGACCCAAAGCCTCTCCTGTGCAAGACGACCTTTCGGCTGAACTGCAATTGGATGACTTTAAGAAACTGCTGAGAGCAGAGATGGAAATCCTGGAAGAGAGGAGCAGCGGCAGCGGGAGCAGCTCGTCCGACTCCGACAGCTCCCCGGCCAGCGAAGGGGACAAGCCGGCCGCCCGGGCCGCCCCCTCCCAGCCTCCTCACCAGCACCTCAGTCCCAAAAACCCTGTGGCCAAGCGCCCCGGCCGGCCTCGGGGAAACCAGGAGCTGATGGACATCCTGCGAAATGACTTACGATTGAGTGACTCTGGCAGTGACAGCGATGACGAGCGGACGAGCTTCCTGCCTCCGTCTCTTTCCTAG